A single Penaeus chinensis breed Huanghai No. 1 chromosome 7, ASM1920278v2, whole genome shotgun sequence DNA region contains:
- the LOC125027031 gene encoding uncharacterized protein LOC125027031, with protein sequence MEEDVATEIAVAQKMDSAGCVAKLLCEIEAMSADQLTPAMSTFKTAFENNQNLEGSRGVYDLAITFGSKFAKKDAKACSNLFDKCVLSREDLSFMLDSTFSC encoded by the exons ATGGAGGAGGACGTTGCAACAGAA ATTGCTGTGGCACAGAAGATGGACTCTGCTGGTTGCGTGGCTAAGCTCTTGTGCGAAATCGAGGCCATGTCCGCTGACCAGCTCACGCCAGCCATGTCCACCTTCAAGACCGCCTTCGAGAACAACCAAAACCTCGAGGGCTCCCGAGGCGTCTACGACTTGGCCATCACCTTCGGCTCCAAGTTCGCCAAGAAAGACGCCAAGGCCTGCAGCAACCTCTTTGACAAGTGCGTCCTCTCCAGAGAGGATCTCTCCTTCATGCTTGATTCCACCTTCTCGTGCTAG